In Prosthecochloris sp. GSB1, the following proteins share a genomic window:
- a CDS encoding SLAC1 anion channel family protein, producing MSNNAVSPSHETPLRLQNFHITFFAIVLGMAGFSLAVQKVGGQDGKGILPVLETPATVLLYITIALFAFVTLIYLFKVVRYPESLRKEFNHPVKINFFPLIAKVFLVLSVAYLDRDMQVSLYLWIVGAFLQFIASLVIISIWIRHTHFKIEQMTPGWFIPIVGSLIVPIAGVPHGFIEISWFFFSVGLIFWIALFTIVMYRMFFHSPIPDRLLPTLFILFAPPAIAFIAYVKLAGLMGHDGAGLDAFARIMYYFSLFMFILILFKVQILAKINFFLSWWAYSFPLAAKTLATVVMLHMTQSAFYRNLALFELGLLALVIMLLIAVTAKAIGKAEICVED from the coding sequence ACGCGGTTTCGCCTTCGCATGAAACGCCGCTGCGATTGCAGAATTTCCATATCACCTTTTTTGCCATCGTGCTCGGCATGGCCGGTTTCTCCCTCGCGGTCCAGAAGGTGGGCGGGCAGGACGGAAAAGGTATTCTTCCCGTGCTCGAAACACCTGCGACGGTACTGCTCTACATTACGATAGCGCTGTTCGCGTTCGTCACCCTGATCTATCTCTTCAAGGTCGTCAGGTATCCCGAATCCCTCAGGAAAGAGTTCAACCATCCGGTGAAGATCAACTTCTTTCCGCTCATAGCGAAAGTCTTCCTGGTGCTGAGCGTTGCCTATCTCGACAGGGACATGCAGGTTTCGCTCTATCTCTGGATCGTCGGCGCGTTCCTGCAGTTCATCGCCTCGCTCGTGATCATCTCCATCTGGATACGGCACACCCATTTCAAGATCGAACAGATGACGCCCGGCTGGTTCATTCCCATCGTTGGCTCGCTCATCGTGCCCATCGCCGGCGTACCGCACGGTTTCATCGAAATCTCGTGGTTTTTCTTCTCGGTTGGCCTGATTTTCTGGATTGCGCTTTTCACCATCGTCATGTACCGGATGTTTTTCCATTCGCCGATTCCCGACAGGCTTTTGCCGACTCTCTTTATTCTCTTTGCGCCGCCTGCCATTGCGTTTATCGCCTACGTAAAACTGGCCGGTCTCATGGGGCATGACGGCGCCGGTCTGGATGCGTTCGCCAGAATCATGTACTATTTTTCGCTGTTCATGTTTATCCTGATCCTGTTCAAGGTGCAGATTCTCGCCAAGATCAATTTCTTTCTGTCATGGTGGGCATATTCATTCCCGTTGGCTGCCAAGACGCTGGCCACGGTAGTGATGCTGCACATGACGCAAAGTGCATTCTACAGGAATCTCGCCCTTTTCGAGCTCGGACTGCTCGCGCTGGTTATCATGCTGCTCATCGCGGTTACCGCGAAGGCTATCGGGAAAGCCGAGATCTGCGTGGAGGACTGA
- a CDS encoding DUF134 domain-containing protein, protein MKKNQAGRPKSCRWVRDMPKVRRFKPQGVPLTGLEEVSLTVDELEALRLADLDGLYQSEAAERMNVSRQTFGRIIDAARKKVADALVNGKSVTIEGGVVVRRQRLAVSDDEHCICTGCGLETAHIHGVPCRETECPECGGLMVRKGRCVTQKPGSDADA, encoded by the coding sequence ATGAAGAAAAATCAGGCAGGAAGACCGAAAAGCTGTCGCTGGGTGAGGGATATGCCCAAGGTGCGCAGGTTCAAGCCCCAGGGAGTGCCCCTGACTGGGCTTGAGGAGGTTTCGCTAACGGTTGACGAGCTGGAGGCGCTGAGGCTGGCCGATCTCGACGGCCTCTACCAGTCGGAAGCGGCTGAAAGGATGAACGTGTCCCGCCAAACCTTCGGGCGGATCATCGACGCCGCCCGTAAAAAGGTTGCGGATGCGCTCGTCAACGGCAAGTCGGTGACGATCGAGGGCGGGGTAGTCGTCAGGAGACAGCGCCTCGCCGTGTCGGACGACGAGCATTGTATCTGCACCGGCTGCGGTTTAGAGACCGCTCACATACACGGAGTGCCCTGCCGTGAGACCGAATGTCCCGAATGCGGAGGTCTCATGGTGCGAAAGGGGCGTTGCGTGACGCAAAAGCCGGGGAGTGATGCCGATGCGTAG